In Humulus lupulus chromosome 7, drHumLupu1.1, whole genome shotgun sequence, the following are encoded in one genomic region:
- the LOC133791081 gene encoding metallothionein-like protein type 2, whose protein sequence is MSCCSGKCGCGSACSCGSGCTGCGGKYPDLGILETNTSVSLITGIAPAKAYYVDSEMSYGAENDGCGSGCSCGSNCSCGSGCKCGK, encoded by the exons ATGTCTTGCTGCTCAGGAAAGTGTGGTTGTGGTTCTGCCTGCTCTTGCGGCAGTGGCTGCACTGG ATGTGGTGGCAAGTACCCTGACCTTGGAATCTTAGAGACTAACACCTCTGTATCTCTCATCACTGGAATAGCACCAGCCAAGGC TTACTATGTGGACTCGGAGATGAGCTATGGAGCTGAGAATGATGGCTGTGGTTCCGGGTGCAGCTGTGGTTCGAACTGCTCATGTGGCTCAGGTTGCAAGTGCGGCAAATGA